TTATCATGGAAAATTCTCTTTATCCATTGCCCCGGGGGGCGGTATTTTTCACACATGGGCAAAATGAATATCATGCATTACCGGAATTATTTAAACAAAAAGGATATTATACATCTGTCTTCCATGCAAATAACAAAAGCTTTTGGAATAGGGATCAGATGTATGATAGCTTGGGATACGATCATTTTTACGGGGAAGAAGCCTACCAAATAACAATTGAAAATTCAATTGGCTGGGGGCTGAAGGACAAACCATTTTTTGAACAGTCGATAAAGTATCTTCAAGAGATTAAGGAACCATTTTATACCAAGTTTATTACATTGACAAATCACTTCCCATTTGAACTTAGTGAAGAGGAAAGGTCAATTGAACCGTACCATTCAACATCAAGTACACTGAATCATTATTTCCCAACTGTTCGTTATACGGACGAAGCAATTGAACAGTTTTTTCAGCAGTTAAAGGATGCGGGACTATATGAAAACTCCATCATTGTTATAATGGGCGATCATTATGGAATTAGTGAAAATCATAAAACAGCTATGAGTCAATATCTTGGTAAAGAGGAAATTACTCCTTATGACCACATTCAATTACAGCGGGTGCCATTTTTTATTCACATACCAGGCAATGGGAATGGAAAGGTAATGTCCGGGGTTGCAGGTCAAATTGATATAAAGCCAACACTATTAAGTTTATTAGGAGTCAAGGCAGAGAACGATATTCAATTTGGCAATCGTTTATTTATCAATGATCGTAAAGGATACATCGCATTTAGAAATGGGGATTATGTCAGTGATCAATACGTCTCTACCAATGGGATATGTTATAACCGTAAAACAGGTGAACCGTTAAATCAAGATGGGGTAGGGTTCAACACTGCTACCGAAAAAGAAAATCCATGTATGGATATACAGGATGAGATAGAAATGGAACTTGGTTATTCAGACGACTTGATTTATGGTGATCTTTTCCGCTTTATTAACTTTGATGAGGAAAAGTAAAAAAGTGTACAAAATCGGTATTCGTAAAGAGTGCCGATTTTTTCATGCAAATAAAAAAGCTAACAAAAAGTTAGCTTTACCCGGTTATCCGGTAATTTCCTGAATAATAGTCATGACGGAGAAAAACCCAAAAGCTAGTACAGATACTGCTGAAAATGCAAGACCAAACAGGTTTTTAGCCTTCATTTGTTTAACAGTTGAAATAACACTTAGTATAGCGACAATGAATAATAATATACCTAGTAACAGGTGCATGTTTTCTGTATCCTCCTTCATTAATTCCGTGCATGTTATGATTGCTATTGGAATTGCGTTTGTATTATTATGTAACTAATCATTCATTCCTATTTATTTTATAGCAAAATAATCTATTTGTCGAGGATTATTAGGTTCATTTTGTTAACATGATAATAAAAACAGAAGGGGATAATTTTTAATGAAACTAGAAAGAAAATCACTTGGGCCACTGGGAACAAATTGCTATCTTATTTATAATGAAACGGATGCACTAATAATTGATCCCGGCGGGGATGCGAAGGAAGTAATTGACTTTTTTAAGGATAAAGCCTATAAGCCTAGAGCAATCCTGCTTACACATGCTCACTTTGATCATATCGGTGCTGTTGATGAACTAAGAAAAAGATATCAAATAGATGTTTATCTTCATGAAAATGAGTCGGATTGGCTTTTAGAGCCAAAGAAGAATGGTTCCATTCTGTTTACATCAACCCCAATAACAACTAGAATGGCAGAACATGAACTGAATGAGGGGAAAATGCAAATTGGATCTTTCACCTTTGATGTACTCCATACTCCGGGTCATTCGCCGGGAAGTGTTTGCTTTGTTTTCAGGGATGCTGGGATTATTATTGGAGGGGACCTGCTCTTTAATCAGGGCGTAGGCCGTACCGATTTACCTGGGGGCGATACTAAACAATTAATGGAAAGTATCCGGACTAAACTGTATACATTGACTGATGACATGATTGTTTATCCAGGTCATGGTCCTAGTACAATAATTGGCGAAGAAAAACGTGTTAACCCATTTGTAAAAGGTTAAAAATAAAAAACCCTGCATTAAAAAGTATGTAAGCAGGGTTTTTGTTTTTAGTGCCCGAATCCGGGAACCAGTATGAAGTTTGAATACCAGGTAAAACCAACCATAAATACAGTACAATAAGCTCCGAATAAGTACATATACATGCGCTCTGACAATTTTAAGTAACTTACTGTAAGGAAAAATACCGTTTGAACCAAGAATAATAATGCTGTTTTGTTCATATCACCAACAACAAACATTACAGTGAAAATCCCTGTCCAAAAGGCAAGCACACGAAACATTCGATCCATGCCTTCCCCTCCTTTAGATAACCTTATCATAGTTATTATAAACGACAATCTAATTAATGTAAATAAATCTTACAATACAAATGGAAAAAACATTAATGTATCCATTAGTTTGACCTTAGGTTGCCCACATTATTCATTTCCTTTTTCAAAGTTATCTGGTTGGCGACTGTATAAATCTTGTTGTCGGGGGTCGAAATGGAAAACGCTAGTTGATATATTTCCGATTTCCTAAAATAACTAATTTCAACAATTCCATCGGGAAAGGTATACTGAACTGTTCCACTATCCTGTTGCTGCATGGATAATTCCTTTGTTAATTTGGATCTTCCCATTTGAAAAAGTGTGTCTATTTTTAACTGTGATAGCTCATTTCTTGTGATCGTTAATTCATTATGATAAATTGCGACATTTGTACTTAAAAAAAGGAACAAGAGGGCTGTTATCAGTAGTGTTAATGGAAGAATCAATCCTCTTTCGTTACTGATAAACAGTAAAGATCTTTTCATAATTTGCCCCATCCTTTGTTGTGATTGTTACTTTTACACCATAAGATATTTTTTCAAAAAAGGCGTTTTTTACATTTCCGTTAATAACTACTTCGTGTCCTGTTCCGTCGACTTGCCTTCTGATAATATCCTGATATTTTTCGTAAGTCACTTTTGTTCCATCAATTGCATGGAAGTAAACAGCCTGATCACCAATTGTATAATTGGTTGAACGAAGTAAATCATCACGGAAAAAATGAAAAAATTGATGATAGGAAAGGTCTGTATAATTTGTAGTATAGCTTAAGGATTTAGTCATGTACTCTAGGAAAGGGATAGTAATGAAAAGAATAGTGATGGCAAGCAGCATGGATAATATCGTAAAACCTTGTTGATTAAATAGGGTATCCGTATAAACATGACTTTTCTTTTTTCTTTTTAACATTGATCCATTCCACACATCCTTGTAAATAATCGTTTGTAGGATTAAAAGTAAAGGCAAGCTGCTCCTTTTTATATGGTTTGTATAAGCTTAAATTCGTGTCTTCGTACCAAATATGTCGTTGTAGTTCATCGTAAAGCATGGTAACGATTGCTAGCCGATCAGCTAACAATTGCTGCTCGGTTTTTATTTGGATGGAAAGCGGCAAAACAGTGATGATTAGCATGGTAGTAATCGAAAAGGCTGCTAACACTTCTATTAATGTGAATCCTTTAGAGTTTTTCAATGTAACACCTGCCCTTACCTAAAGGAAAAACGATTTTATACATTGATTTATTTGTTCGCAAACGAATAGTGCCAGGCTGTCTGATGGTTCCTGAACTATTGAATGAAATGAAATTATCCTGAATGGTCAGCAAATCAAATTTCCAATCGTTCGGAATGCTGCGCTGGAATATGTCTTTCACTTTATAATTCTTTGTAACAACAATCTTGTAATAATCAGCATGTATCTCCAGGCCAACCTTATCTTTTGACAAGTATGAAATGCTTTGCATGTATAATAAGTCATTTTCAAAGGCTGTTAGAAATTGCTGTTCCTTTTGTGTATCCAGGACAGCAAATTTGATAGGGGCGCTTAGCACTAGCAAAATGGCCAAGGCCCCCAAAACAAAAATAACTTCAATCAGAGTGAAACCATTTTTATTATCCATCGCACACCTCTATTTATGGTTCCGTGACAATACCAACACCATCCGCATTGATTGCATAATTCAATGCTTTTTTATTTGAACAGGTCTTCTGATTTTCTTTAATATATTTCGCCTCTTCTAAAGTTGCTAGGGTAGCTGGATAGGAGCCCTTATCTAAATAATAGGAATCAACTTGTGTTTGTACAACAGCAACTAATGCTCCACAACCTTTTGTATAGACGTCCTTACTTTTTTCGCTTAAGTTTGGAACGATTAAAATGATCAAGACAGATATGATCATTAGAACAATCAGCATTTCAATCAGTGTGAACCCTTTTTGATTTCGTAACATAATTAAACCTCCATTAAATTGTTTTGATGAGTTGGAACATTGGATACATTAACGTAATGTAGATTAAAACGATGAACCCGGCCAGAATAATAAAAAAGATGGGTTGTATATACGAAATAGCTTTTGTAATCCGGCGATTAAGATCCTCTGTAACAATACCTGCGTATACCGTTAAATCTTTCTCAAGTGCCTGTGCATCTGCATTTTTTTGAAATATATGAGCAATTTGCTGTTCCAGTAAAAATAATTGTGTCAGTAAATAATTGATGTGATGGCCTCTGTTTAACTCGTCCGTCATTAAATGGGAATAATAAGAAAGGATGGGTGATTGTGTTTGATTGGACATAATTGTTAGGATATCCTTTATTGAAATCCCGGTTTTTAATAGGGAGCTAAAATGTGTTGCAAACAGGAAAGAGGTTTCAACACGTTTGTAACTCCGGTAAATAGGTATTTTACGATACAGATTCAGTTGACTTTCAATACTAACTTTATCTTTGATATATTGCCATCCAAAGAATGAGACTAATACGATGACAATGCCAGCCCAGGCAAAAGTCCCAAAAATATTGATGACAATCAGGGAAATTGATATGGTTGATGATGTGACAGCATTTGTTAAAAACAAGTCGGAAAAGGATGGAAGAATGGAATTTTTAATGAAGTAAAGCAGAATTGAAAAGATGATCAGGAGCAGTAAAGGGTAACGAATGGTTTGTTGAAATTTGGCAGTGAATTCCATTCTTTGCTGGTACATTTCAATACACTTTTCTAAGCTTGCCTGGATATCACCATTTGCCTTAACAAAATATAAGTAAGTCGTAATGGTCGAATTAAATGAAGCTTTCACAAAGGCCTCGTCAAGCGTACTTCCTTCTTTAAGTGACTGAACGATGATTGCTGTTGATGCCTGCATTTGTTTGTCCCATTTCATAACCTCCAAGGCATCGAGCAGACTATAACCATTTTTTAAGAGTCGTAAAAGACGTGTAAGGAAAAGTAATTGTATTTCTTTTTTTAACTTATGGGGATTCGCCTTTCTGAAGTAGTTCCTTAGTGATAAACCCATACAAATATGCTTTCCTCCTTAGTTTTGTAAAGGATTGAAATGAAGAAACTTTTTGAACATCTTGCCCCTTAAGTGCATGATTTAGCGTTGCGCCATCTAACAATTCCAGAATTGCAGCACGACGCACGATGGCATGATTCATTTGTACAGGTATCAGCTGCAATGCAGCTACTGCAATAAGGGACTGCTGTAAATCCGTTATCTTTAATCCCATTTCCAGCAGTCGATGAATCGTTCCTTCTGCGTTTTTGGCATGAAGTGTACTTAAAACTAAATGTCCGGTTAATGAAGCGTCAAAAGCAAACTTTGCTGTTTCCTTATCCCGGATTTCGCCAACCATGATTATATCCGGATCATGGCGGAGCGCAGCTTTTAAACCAGCCTGATAGGTAATGCCGGCTTTTTCATTTACTTGAACCTGCAAAATGTTTGAGATCTCCTTTTCAACTGGATCTTCTAATGTAATCGTCTGGTAAGATTCTTCTGCAAGGATAGTTTGGAGTAAAGCGTATAGTGTAGTGGTCTTTCCACTCCCGGTCGGACCTGTAAAAAGGATGATTCCAGAACGATGTTTAATCCATTCACGTAATTTCTTCAGCTGATACGGGAAAAGAAAAAGTTGTTCTAGGGTTAGAATCTCATCCTGTGGTAAAATTCTAATTGCAAGGCTTTCCATGTTGTTAACCGGAAGAGTGGATAATCGTAGCGCGTAATGCTGTGTTTGGTCACTATACGTAATAATTCCATTTTGTGGCTTGCGGAGTTCACCAATATCCATTCCGGAGGTGAATTTATAAAAGGTAAGCAAAAGTTGATAGTGTGTTGCATGAATAGAACTGTGAAAAACGCGTTTTCCATGAACACGGAAATAAATGTCAGTATGGTTCGGAAATGGATAGAAATGAATGTCAGATGCAAAAGCTTTAAACGAAGATCGTAGCAGTTTTTCAGAGAGGTTGGCTGCGGAGTTCAATGAAGTATCACCTCCTTTATTTTCATTATCAACGTTATATATTCGACAACATTTGGCAATCTCCTTCTTTTTAAAAAAAATATTTTGGGAGTGAAAAAGATGAAAAATATATTTTTAATTGGCTTTATGGGCAGCGGCAAAAGTTCTGTTGGGAAGCAGTTAAGTGAGGGTTTAAACTGTGATTACATAGATACGGATACAATTATAGAAACAACACATAATAAAACCATTCCTGAAATATTTGCAAGGGAAGGGGAGGCTTCTTTCCGGAAGTATGAGTCCAATGCATTACATAATATTCCGACTGAAAACTGCGTTGTGTCGACTGGTGGAGGAATTGTGGAACGTTCTTCTAATATCGACCAAATGGTTGAAACTGGTATTATTGTGTATTTGGAAACCGATTTTCGCACGATTGATAAACGATTACAATTCGATACATCAAGACCATTATGGAGGAAAAATAAAGATGAGAAGAAACAGTTGTATGATAGACGAATCCATTTGTATCAATCCTGTGCTGCGATTACCGTATCAACAGATAACAAATTAATCGATGATCTTGTTTTCCAAATTACCAGTCAAGTCGCCAATGAATAAAAGTGATACAAGCGTGTCATACTATTCAAAAGAGGTGATACCATGAGTGGAAATGACTATATCAAATATATA
This Virgibacillus phasianinus DNA region includes the following protein-coding sequences:
- the comGA gene encoding competence type IV pilus ATPase ComGA is translated as MNSAANLSEKLLRSSFKAFASDIHFYPFPNHTDIYFRVHGKRVFHSSIHATHYQLLLTFYKFTSGMDIGELRKPQNGIITYSDQTQHYALRLSTLPVNNMESLAIRILPQDEILTLEQLFLFPYQLKKLREWIKHRSGIILFTGPTGSGKTTTLYALLQTILAEESYQTITLEDPVEKEISNILQVQVNEKAGITYQAGLKAALRHDPDIIMVGEIRDKETAKFAFDASLTGHLVLSTLHAKNAEGTIHRLLEMGLKITDLQQSLIAVAALQLIPVQMNHAIVRRAAILELLDGATLNHALKGQDVQKVSSFQSFTKLRRKAYLYGFITKELLQKGESP
- a CDS encoding shikimate kinase, with product MKNIFLIGFMGSGKSSVGKQLSEGLNCDYIDTDTIIETTHNKTIPEIFAREGEASFRKYESNALHNIPTENCVVSTGGGIVERSSNIDQMVETGIIVYLETDFRTIDKRLQFDTSRPLWRKNKDEKKQLYDRRIHLYQSCAAITVSTDNKLIDDLVFQITSQVANE
- a CDS encoding DUF2626 domain-containing protein, whose amino-acid sequence is MDRMFRVLAFWTGIFTVMFVVGDMNKTALLFLVQTVFFLTVSYLKLSERMYMYLFGAYCTVFMVGFTWYSNFILVPGFGH
- a CDS encoding MBL fold metallo-hydrolase, translating into MKLERKSLGPLGTNCYLIYNETDALIIDPGGDAKEVIDFFKDKAYKPRAILLTHAHFDHIGAVDELRKRYQIDVYLHENESDWLLEPKKNGSILFTSTPITTRMAEHELNEGKMQIGSFTFDVLHTPGHSPGSVCFVFRDAGIIIGGDLLFNQGVGRTDLPGGDTKQLMESIRTKLYTLTDDMIVYPGHGPSTIIGEEKRVNPFVKG
- a CDS encoding prepilin-type N-terminal cleavage/methylation domain-containing protein: MKNSKGFTLIEVLAAFSITTMLIITVLPLSIQIKTEQQLLADRLAIVTMLYDELQRHIWYEDTNLSLYKPYKKEQLAFTFNPTNDYLQGCVEWINVKKKKEKSCLYGYPI
- a CDS encoding DUF2759 family protein, whose product is MHLLLGILLFIVAILSVISTVKQMKAKNLFGLAFSAVSVLAFGFFSVMTIIQEITG
- a CDS encoding LTA synthase family protein, whose protein sequence is MNFMRTKIPLYIVATLLFGLKTYIVYRFFFSIELDNSMQELILLINPFISAFLVFAISVWFNKEQRQMKFLRYTALIGTIIIYFNLVFYRSFTDFITIPQLFQTSNMGDLGGSILTLVKPVDLLLFFDVAIIWYFSKRKQDKLAVSYPKSGKVFALAMSLMLLAGNFFLAEMERPQLFTRAFDREYLVKNIGLFNYHIYDLAVHSKVKTQRVFADGNEIPEIRKFIDKEIKSDDKSSMFGVAKDRNVIFISAESMQNFVINKEVNGEIITPFLNSLVNDEDTYYFENFYHQTKQGKTSDSEFIMENSLYPLPRGAVFFTHGQNEYHALPELFKQKGYYTSVFHANNKSFWNRDQMYDSLGYDHFYGEEAYQITIENSIGWGLKDKPFFEQSIKYLQEIKEPFYTKFITLTNHFPFELSEEERSIEPYHSTSSTLNHYFPTVRYTDEAIEQFFQQLKDAGLYENSIIVIMGDHYGISENHKTAMSQYLGKEEITPYDHIQLQRVPFFIHIPGNGNGKVMSGVAGQIDIKPTLLSLLGVKAENDIQFGNRLFINDRKGYIAFRNGDYVSDQYVSTNGICYNRKTGEPLNQDGVGFNTATEKENPCMDIQDEIEMELGYSDDLIYGDLFRFINFDEEK
- the comGB gene encoding competence type IV pilus assembly protein ComGB; this translates as MGLSLRNYFRKANPHKLKKEIQLLFLTRLLRLLKNGYSLLDALEVMKWDKQMQASTAIIVQSLKEGSTLDEAFVKASFNSTITTYLYFVKANGDIQASLEKCIEMYQQRMEFTAKFQQTIRYPLLLLIIFSILLYFIKNSILPSFSDLFLTNAVTSSTISISLIVINIFGTFAWAGIVIVLVSFFGWQYIKDKVSIESQLNLYRKIPIYRSYKRVETSFLFATHFSSLLKTGISIKDILTIMSNQTQSPILSYYSHLMTDELNRGHHINYLLTQLFLLEQQIAHIFQKNADAQALEKDLTVYAGIVTEDLNRRITKAISYIQPIFFIILAGFIVLIYITLMYPMFQLIKTI
- the comGC gene encoding competence type IV pilus major pilin ComGC, whose amino-acid sequence is MLRNQKGFTLIEMLIVLMIISVLIILIVPNLSEKSKDVYTKGCGALVAVVQTQVDSYYLDKGSYPATLATLEEAKYIKENQKTCSNKKALNYAINADGVGIVTEP
- the comGD gene encoding competence type IV pilus minor pilin ComGD: MDNKNGFTLIEVIFVLGALAILLVLSAPIKFAVLDTQKEQQFLTAFENDLLYMQSISYLSKDKVGLEIHADYYKIVVTKNYKVKDIFQRSIPNDWKFDLLTIQDNFISFNSSGTIRQPGTIRLRTNKSMYKIVFPLGKGRCYIEKL
- the comGF gene encoding competence type IV pilus minor pilin ComGF, which encodes MLKRKKKSHVYTDTLFNQQGFTILSMLLAITILFITIPFLEYMTKSLSYTTNYTDLSYHQFFHFFRDDLLRSTNYTIGDQAVYFHAIDGTKVTYEKYQDIIRRQVDGTGHEVVINGNVKNAFFEKISYGVKVTITTKDGANYEKIFTVYQ